One genomic segment of Candidatus Ozemobacteraceae bacterium includes these proteins:
- a CDS encoding DUF1957 domain-containing protein has protein sequence MSNGYLCLVLHAHLPYVRHPEHADMMEERWLFEAITETYIPLIECYQKLVDDGVDFRITMSLTPPLMGMLTDSLLQERYIKHLELLIELSEKEVDRTRWMPEFHDTALMYRERLTRARRLFCDEYQCNLVRAFRKFQDLGNLEIITCCATHGYLPLMELYRPAVRAQIELAANDYERHLGRRPRGIWLAECAFNPGDDKVLADHGIRFFFTDAHGVLHAHPRPRYGVFAPLFTPSGVAAFGRDLESSKQVWSAEEGYPGDFDYREFYRDIGFDLDLDYIRPYIHESGIRLNTGIKYHRITTRGGGHKEPYNRRVALAKAEMHAGHFMWCRERQVEYLNTLMDRPPIIVSPYDAELFGHWWYEGPDFIHYLLRKVACDSRKLQLITPSEYLSAHPKNQVAMPSMSSWGHKGYHEVWLEGNNDWVYRHLHKAAERMIELADRYPHAEGTKRRALNQAARELLLAQASDWAFIMKTGTTVPYAVKRTKDHCVRFTRLYHDISADAVDENWLSEVESRDNIFPQIDYRLYATSR, from the coding sequence ATGAGCAACGGCTATCTTTGTCTGGTTTTGCACGCGCATCTTCCGTATGTCCGGCATCCCGAGCATGCGGACATGATGGAGGAGCGGTGGCTGTTCGAAGCCATCACCGAGACCTACATCCCGTTGATCGAGTGTTACCAGAAGCTCGTCGACGACGGCGTCGATTTCCGCATCACGATGTCGCTGACGCCTCCGCTGATGGGCATGCTCACCGATTCCCTCCTGCAGGAGCGGTATATCAAGCATCTCGAGCTGCTGATCGAGCTTTCCGAGAAGGAAGTCGACCGCACGCGCTGGATGCCGGAGTTTCACGACACGGCGCTGATGTACCGCGAGCGGCTGACGCGGGCGCGGCGGCTGTTCTGCGACGAGTATCAGTGCAATCTGGTGCGGGCGTTCCGCAAGTTCCAGGACCTGGGAAATCTCGAGATCATCACCTGCTGCGCCACGCATGGGTATCTCCCGCTGATGGAGCTGTACCGGCCGGCGGTGCGCGCCCAGATCGAGCTGGCGGCGAACGATTACGAGCGCCATCTCGGCCGCAGGCCGCGGGGCATCTGGCTGGCCGAGTGCGCGTTCAACCCCGGTGACGACAAGGTGCTCGCCGATCACGGCATCCGGTTCTTCTTCACCGACGCGCACGGCGTTCTCCACGCGCATCCGAGGCCCCGCTACGGCGTGTTCGCGCCGTTGTTCACGCCTTCGGGCGTGGCCGCGTTTGGCCGCGATCTCGAGAGCAGCAAGCAGGTCTGGTCTGCGGAAGAGGGCTACCCGGGCGATTTCGACTACCGCGAGTTCTACCGCGACATCGGGTTTGATCTCGACCTCGATTATATTCGTCCCTATATTCACGAGTCCGGCATTCGGTTGAACACGGGCATCAAGTATCACCGCATCACGACCAGAGGCGGCGGTCACAAGGAACCCTACAACCGCCGCGTCGCGCTGGCGAAGGCCGAAATGCACGCCGGCCACTTCATGTGGTGCCGCGAGCGCCAGGTCGAGTATCTGAACACGCTCATGGATCGTCCGCCGATCATCGTCTCGCCGTACGACGCCGAACTGTTCGGCCACTGGTGGTACGAAGGGCCTGATTTCATCCATTATCTGTTGCGCAAGGTCGCATGCGACAGCCGGAAGCTGCAGCTGATCACGCCGTCCGAATACCTGTCGGCGCACCCGAAGAATCAGGTGGCCATGCCCTCGATGTCGTCGTGGGGCCACAAGGGATACCATGAGGTCTGGCTCGAGGGAAACAACGACTGGGTCTACCGGCACCTGCACAAGGCCGCCGAACGCATGATCGAACTGGCCGACCGGTACCCGCACGCCGAGGGGACGAAACGGCGCGCCCTCAACCAGGCCGCGCGCGAGCTCCTGCTGGCGCAGGCCTCCGACTGGGCGTTCATCATGAAGACCGGCACGACGGTTCCCTACGCGGTCAAGCGCACGAAGGACCACTGCGTTCGGTTCACCCGCCTGTATCACGACATCAGCGCCGACGCCGTCGACGAGAACTGGCTGTCGGAAGTCGAGTCGCGTGATAATATATTTCCACAGATAGATTACAGGCTCTATGCGACGTCCAGGTGA
- a CDS encoding HRDC domain-containing protein: MESYNVEPLLSEALIIEDTDTLSRFLDSVADTDVVAVDTESAGFYKYRAIVNLVQVSTRTRAALIDPQAFADFSPLARFAKERDCEWLFHGGDYDAAILARELNVHVRKIFDTRIAAEMIGSNELGLSALAERYLGFPLDKKLQRCDWSRRPLTPGMIKYGLLDAICLVPIRDAMYAELERLGRLDWAREEFEVLTERFVNSPRLPMHDNPYAYLIKGSARMPIRQIAILKEVWTLRERIAEKIDRAPFMVIGNQALLDIARQAPRSLAGLSVIKQIGRDFIARYGRDVQEAVKRGLEAPTEGLLPPSRPRHEQNFFTSWEGDLVRALRDRRNAVAARLGMPPALLTDPEVLGVLAKERPTEIAGMKKIPGFRNWQVELLFDEYLPILNREPPAGPVGRRRRRRRKPAPASGGGE; this comes from the coding sequence ATGGAATCATACAACGTCGAGCCTCTTCTCAGTGAGGCTCTGATCATCGAAGACACCGACACGCTTTCCCGATTTCTCGACAGCGTCGCCGATACCGACGTGGTTGCCGTCGATACCGAGTCGGCCGGGTTTTACAAATACCGTGCGATCGTGAACCTCGTCCAGGTTTCCACGCGCACGCGCGCCGCGCTGATCGATCCGCAGGCGTTCGCCGATTTTTCCCCCCTGGCCCGGTTCGCGAAGGAGCGGGACTGCGAATGGCTGTTCCACGGCGGCGATTACGACGCCGCGATTCTCGCCCGCGAGCTCAACGTGCATGTTCGGAAGATTTTCGACACGCGCATCGCGGCCGAGATGATCGGCTCGAACGAGCTCGGTCTGAGCGCTCTGGCCGAACGCTATCTCGGTTTTCCCCTCGACAAGAAACTGCAGCGGTGCGACTGGTCGCGCCGGCCGCTGACGCCGGGTATGATCAAATACGGGTTGCTCGACGCGATCTGCCTTGTTCCGATCCGCGACGCTATGTATGCCGAGCTCGAACGGCTTGGCCGGCTCGATTGGGCCCGGGAGGAGTTCGAGGTTCTCACCGAGCGGTTCGTCAACTCTCCGCGCCTGCCGATGCACGATAATCCATACGCGTATCTGATCAAGGGGTCCGCCCGCATGCCGATCAGACAGATAGCGATCCTGAAGGAAGTCTGGACGCTGCGCGAGCGGATCGCCGAAAAGATCGACCGCGCCCCCTTCATGGTGATCGGAAATCAGGCGCTGCTCGATATCGCGCGCCAGGCGCCGCGCAGTCTCGCGGGGCTTTCGGTCATCAAGCAGATCGGCCGCGACTTCATCGCCCGCTACGGCCGCGATGTGCAGGAAGCGGTCAAGCGCGGCCTGGAAGCCCCCACCGAGGGCCTGTTGCCGCCGTCTCGCCCGCGCCACGAACAGAACTTTTTCACCTCCTGGGAAGGCGATCTCGTCAGAGCCCTGCGCGACCGGCGCAACGCCGTCGCGGCCCGACTCGGGATGCCGCCGGCTTTGCTGACCGATCCCGAAGTCCTTGGGGTGCTGGCAAAAGAGCGACCGACCGAGATTGCCGGGATGAAAAAAATCCCCGGATTCAGAAACTGGCAGGTCGAGCTTCTGTTTGATGAATATCTTCCGATATTGAATCGCGAGCCGCCGGCGGGGCCCGTCGGCCGGAGGCGGCGCAGGCGCAGAAAGCCGGCCCCGGCTTCCGGTGGCGGCGAGTGA
- a CDS encoding phage holin family protein — MISTAVSLFLGSVAVLALPRLVPGIKIRDYGSALRLVIAMALIGTFVNLVLGFFTLGLWRVFQALSLGALSLLVNTFALDFASDIVGGVEVDSFSSAFRGGLVVTIWTYFLWILIPA; from the coding sequence GTGATTTCCACCGCCGTCAGCCTGTTTCTGGGAAGCGTCGCCGTTCTGGCGCTGCCCAGGCTGGTTCCGGGGATCAAGATCCGGGACTACGGCTCGGCGCTGAGGCTCGTGATCGCAATGGCCCTGATCGGGACCTTCGTGAACCTGGTTCTCGGGTTTTTCACGCTCGGCCTCTGGCGGGTGTTCCAGGCGCTGTCGCTGGGCGCGCTCTCCCTGCTGGTAAACACGTTCGCGCTTGATTTCGCCTCGGACATCGTCGGGGGCGTCGAAGTTGACAGCTTTTCCAGCGCATTCCGGGGCGGCCTCGTGGTGACGATCTGGACGTATTTCCTGTGGATCCTGATCCCGGCCTGA
- a CDS encoding DUF4912 domain-containing protein, whose product MARGQDARDLKKMSREELYKLAQKFNIKGRSALTKDQLIEQLTPLLASDDPPQPAVATKPAAMKSAAPEGTSEKPATKKRASRKTAVEEPEIPARRTPVPGKQSVAALEPNAQTSDKRAIPGYEEQTRAKQVVNRPIPDTARPGEERLTGELPLGYGDTRIVLQVRDPHWAHAYWDVADRTRQQLRNAIGGEAYDRSLFVLRVYDVTDIVFDGLNAHSYYDIHIFEGANNWYLNLGRPDCSFLVDLGLITPSGEFVLIARSNSIRTPRDTYSETIDDKWMVLDEEFREIYRASGGFNVGASSGELRHALTQRLSEQLSSGALSSAALSSAALSSESLSSPGVGRGAPQKGKDFWLVVNTELIVYGATEPDATLTVQGHHVKLRPDGTFTLRFALPDGHQNIPVRAVNADGDMERTITPVVEKTTR is encoded by the coding sequence ATGGCACGCGGACAGGATGCGCGCGACCTGAAGAAAATGTCGCGTGAGGAGCTGTACAAGCTTGCTCAAAAATTCAACATCAAGGGGCGCTCTGCGCTGACGAAAGATCAATTGATTGAGCAGTTGACGCCGCTCCTGGCATCCGATGACCCTCCCCAGCCAGCGGTTGCGACGAAACCGGCCGCGATGAAAAGCGCCGCTCCCGAGGGCACTTCCGAAAAACCCGCGACGAAAAAGCGCGCTTCCAGAAAGACCGCCGTCGAAGAGCCTGAGATCCCTGCCCGGCGCACGCCGGTCCCGGGAAAACAGAGCGTGGCGGCCCTTGAACCGAACGCTCAGACGTCCGACAAGCGGGCCATCCCTGGGTATGAAGAGCAGACTCGCGCCAAGCAGGTCGTCAACCGCCCGATTCCCGATACGGCGCGCCCCGGCGAAGAGCGCCTCACCGGCGAACTGCCTCTCGGCTACGGCGACACCCGCATCGTGCTCCAGGTGCGCGACCCGCACTGGGCGCACGCCTACTGGGACGTCGCGGACCGCACCCGCCAGCAGCTGCGGAACGCCATCGGCGGCGAGGCCTACGACCGGTCGCTGTTCGTGCTTCGCGTCTACGACGTGACGGATATCGTCTTCGACGGGCTGAACGCGCACAGTTACTACGACATTCATATTTTCGAAGGCGCCAACAACTGGTATCTCAATCTCGGCCGTCCCGACTGCTCCTTCCTCGTCGATCTCGGCCTCATCACACCGTCGGGAGAGTTCGTCCTGATCGCGCGCAGCAACTCGATCCGGACCCCGCGCGACACCTACAGCGAGACGATCGACGACAAGTGGATGGTGCTCGACGAGGAGTTCCGCGAGATCTATCGCGCATCCGGCGGTTTCAACGTCGGCGCGAGCAGCGGCGAGCTTCGCCATGCGCTGACCCAGCGGCTTTCCGAGCAACTGAGTTCGGGCGCGCTGAGTTCGGCGGCCTTGAGTTCGGCAGCGCTGAGCTCCGAATCTCTCTCTTCTCCCGGCGTCGGCCGCGGCGCCCCGCAGAAGGGAAAAGATTTCTGGCTCGTCGTGAATACCGAACTGATCGTATACGGCGCGACCGAGCCCGATGCGACCCTGACGGTCCAGGGGCACCACGTGAAACTGCGGCCGGACGGCACGTTCACGCTGCGGTTCGCCCTCCCGGACGGACATCAGAATATCCCGGTCCGCGCCGTGAATGCCGACGGCGACATGGAGCGGACGATCACGCCGGTCGTCGAGAAAACGACGCGCTGA
- a CDS encoding adenylate/guanylate cyclase domain-containing protein has product MAESNGSLGGERSWFWGGFADRNAGLIFALCAIFLAVLLFGSKSLEGVEEYLHALYFQVGYEPEVTRGDILIIKKDEHTSELLERNPDRGDFASILRTLTQPHFVKYSSGGRPAYYGGIELKFGRFEMKSCPVVSSLNEWDRAILANRAKETGGKAPERPSITSFFGFSERLWTPKGTSVLKVFELPDAYPPKDVEKIDDAVLEKWEAFFLGLFQGYVTIDIRAAPDSETAFSITALFNRPGLPPGRWVTPASVVAWDFVLQGKKLEDAEHDRELIRAIASASVPIVLAAQVNESVVSEKTVVADGPDAGRVIYNTAKRISLVMPEKEFVTGLADLAFINVGVTGKGNVNRLPLFIEPPGNNRLEPSFCLRTSASALDRRAGLDSTASDSYVASMKRELERITPLWQKGAYQGGFRLRDIDIPCDNRGLFTIKYVGSVQRIGNHPPVFPAVSFYECFDADHLMECASAATDPKNAEKLDPAKAHMNTLIRRDFGNRICMAGPFEATDFDFYSTPLSVKTPFNKLKEQLFGIEIHANAVQNIVDRNFLRAPDMHVTFGLLILGTLTLGFLLDRSGPGAGVVLLLMGTGGVSWLAYHSYHAWGRLMVISPCLVSFPITWAATVLTNYFRQRAKANTTKAMFSRFVSKDVVQYMLEHPDLVRPGGQKVEMTVFFSDVAGFTSISEALTPEELVVLLNEYLGTMTDILFKYGGTLDKFIGDAVMAFWNFPKSQPDHAVRACLCALEMQATITELQKGWAKRGLPKVAARAGMNTAHVVVGYMGSIKAQMNFTCMGDGVNLASRLEGANKEYGTMMMISDATYQQAKERVTARFLDFLAVKGKKEPVKVHELVCEKGKEPPGWSELAELYDTGIKLHLDRKWDEAIAKFEEVLARWPDDGPSKTYIGRCQEYKINPPPENWDGSYHLTHK; this is encoded by the coding sequence ATGGCTGAGTCGAACGGTTCGCTCGGCGGCGAACGAAGCTGGTTCTGGGGCGGGTTCGCCGACCGGAACGCCGGGCTCATCTTCGCTCTGTGCGCCATTTTCCTCGCCGTCCTGCTGTTCGGCAGCAAGTCGCTGGAGGGAGTCGAGGAGTATCTCCACGCACTCTATTTCCAGGTCGGGTACGAGCCGGAAGTGACGAGGGGCGATATCCTCATCATCAAGAAGGATGAGCATACGTCCGAACTGCTCGAGCGGAACCCGGACCGCGGGGATTTCGCCTCGATCCTGCGGACCTTGACGCAGCCGCATTTCGTCAAATATTCTTCGGGGGGGCGACCGGCCTATTACGGCGGAATCGAGCTGAAGTTCGGCCGTTTCGAGATGAAAAGCTGCCCGGTCGTCAGTTCGCTCAACGAGTGGGATCGCGCGATCCTCGCGAACCGGGCGAAGGAGACCGGCGGAAAAGCCCCCGAACGGCCGTCGATTACCTCGTTTTTCGGCTTTTCCGAACGTCTCTGGACTCCGAAGGGAACCAGCGTCCTGAAGGTGTTCGAACTGCCCGACGCGTATCCGCCCAAAGACGTCGAAAAGATCGACGATGCGGTGCTCGAAAAGTGGGAGGCGTTTTTCCTCGGCCTCTTCCAGGGATATGTAACGATCGATATACGAGCTGCGCCCGACAGCGAGACGGCGTTCTCGATCACGGCGCTGTTCAACCGGCCGGGCCTGCCGCCCGGCAGATGGGTGACGCCGGCCTCCGTCGTCGCCTGGGACTTCGTGCTCCAGGGAAAGAAACTCGAAGATGCCGAACATGACAGGGAATTGATACGGGCGATCGCATCGGCCAGCGTGCCGATCGTTCTCGCCGCCCAGGTCAACGAATCGGTCGTGAGCGAAAAGACCGTCGTCGCGGACGGCCCCGATGCCGGACGGGTTATCTACAATACGGCGAAGCGGATATCCCTGGTCATGCCGGAAAAGGAATTTGTCACCGGTCTTGCGGATCTCGCGTTCATCAATGTCGGCGTCACCGGCAAGGGGAACGTGAACCGGTTGCCCCTGTTCATCGAACCCCCTGGGAACAACCGTCTGGAGCCGTCGTTCTGCCTCCGAACCTCCGCCAGCGCTCTCGACAGGCGCGCCGGCCTCGATTCCACCGCTTCCGACTCGTATGTTGCCTCCATGAAACGCGAGCTCGAGCGGATAACCCCGCTCTGGCAGAAAGGCGCGTATCAGGGTGGCTTCCGCCTCAGGGATATCGACATCCCCTGCGATAACAGGGGCCTGTTCACGATCAAATATGTGGGATCGGTCCAGAGGATCGGCAACCATCCCCCGGTGTTCCCGGCTGTCTCGTTTTACGAGTGTTTCGATGCCGATCACCTGATGGAATGCGCTTCTGCCGCGACAGACCCGAAAAACGCGGAGAAACTCGACCCGGCGAAGGCGCACATGAACACGCTCATCCGGCGCGATTTCGGAAACCGGATCTGCATGGCGGGGCCGTTCGAGGCGACGGATTTCGACTTCTACTCGACGCCGCTGAGCGTGAAGACGCCCTTCAACAAGTTGAAAGAGCAGTTGTTCGGCATCGAGATCCACGCGAATGCCGTCCAGAATATCGTCGACAGGAATTTTCTGCGCGCTCCGGATATGCACGTCACGTTCGGGCTTCTCATCCTGGGAACCCTGACGTTGGGCTTCCTGCTGGACCGCTCCGGTCCGGGAGCCGGGGTCGTCCTGCTGCTCATGGGAACGGGCGGCGTGAGCTGGCTGGCCTACCATTCCTACCACGCGTGGGGCCGGCTGATGGTCATTTCGCCGTGTCTGGTCAGCTTCCCGATCACCTGGGCGGCCACGGTTCTGACGAACTATTTCCGCCAGCGGGCGAAGGCGAACACGACGAAGGCGATGTTCTCCCGGTTCGTTTCGAAAGATGTCGTGCAATATATGCTCGAACACCCCGACCTGGTCAGGCCTGGCGGGCAGAAGGTCGAGATGACGGTGTTCTTCTCCGACGTCGCCGGGTTCACCTCGATTTCCGAAGCTCTGACGCCTGAAGAACTGGTCGTGTTGCTCAACGAGTATCTCGGAACCATGACGGACATCCTGTTCAAATACGGCGGAACGCTCGACAAGTTCATCGGCGATGCGGTCATGGCGTTCTGGAACTTCCCGAAAAGCCAGCCCGATCACGCGGTGAGAGCCTGCCTGTGCGCGCTCGAAATGCAGGCGACGATCACCGAACTCCAGAAGGGGTGGGCCAAGCGCGGGCTCCCGAAGGTCGCGGCCCGGGCCGGTATGAACACGGCGCACGTGGTCGTCGGCTACATGGGCTCGATCAAGGCCCAGATGAACTTCACCTGCATGGGCGACGGCGTCAACCTCGCTTCCCGCCTTGAGGGCGCGAACAAGGAATACGGCACGATGATGATGATCTCCGACGCGACCTACCAGCAGGCGAAAGAGCGCGTGACGGCGCGGTTCCTCGACTTTCTGGCCGTGAAAGGGAAGAAGGAGCCCGTCAAGGTGCATGAACTCGTTTGCGAGAAGGGCAAGGAACCCCCGGGCTGGAGCGAACTCGCGGAACTGTACGATACCGGTATCAAGCTGCATCTCGACCGGAAATGGGACGAGGCGATCGCCAAATTCGAAGAGGTGCTTGCCCGGTGGCCCGATGACGGTCCGAGCAAGACCTACATCGGCCGCTGCCAGGAATACAAGATCAACCCGCCGCCGGAAAACTGGGACGGCAGTTATCACCTGACGCACAAATAA